A DNA window from Drosophila pseudoobscura strain MV-25-SWS-2005 chromosome 2, UCI_Dpse_MV25, whole genome shotgun sequence contains the following coding sequences:
- the LOC6897977 gene encoding uncharacterized protein: MLRLHVGKNAPKYYKGNWSFDSKKDALNFEPYHDLEDVEERYISTNSFNFLRTITQEEELVFRHVYGRDDTTYDTRAVELNDIRDLVLFLMPSEFLRPKFVEFMHHQAVYHLLHSLTIYFEYYLRMVEFVLIRRDEISGETAQIQNEQTNDVKRVFSVYLSQYRMLVARNYSVIIKGEGDLEKFYHMKKLVNISQSIWDKNFHEQLLACSTQIVWIAMHRRAYNVIEMEMNRLFCSEHFVTARAGYPIFTPAEKSLLYGRNSRIMNYRQQVSPLIQELQKLNNEDLPILWIGKRKYRGTDIRIMEMELEYIVPGPQLRLIDVAHGILGHPRKLYNTILELHWPSVRYSNFSKHHDPYFIVRQPLLKIPKMDEMKRRQMAETYESFYKIKEINDHPSRAIYLKWVKRDKLINDYRSGVLLTSTLLRAENELNSTSLRPNVDQIIADYKKSVAKNRKR, from the coding sequence ATGTTACGACTCCATGTGGGCAAAAATGCACCCAAGTACTACAAGGGCAATTGGTCCTTTGACTCGAAGAAGGACGCCCTGAATTTTGAGCCGTACCACGATCTGGAGGATGTCGAGGAGCGGTACATATCCACGAATTCCTTCAACTTTCTCCGAACCATAACCCAGGAGGAAGAGCTTGTTTTTCGGCATGTTTACGGAAGAGACGATACGACTTACGATACCAGAGCGGTGGAGCTCAACGATATACGCGATCTAGTACTGTTTTTAATGCCAAGTGAGTTTCTGAGACCCAAATTCGTCGAATTCATGCACCACCAGGCGGTGTATCACCTCCTTCATTCGCTGACCATCTACTTTGAGTACTACCTCCGGATGGTGGAGTTCGTACTGATACGACGGGATGAAATTTCCGGCGAAACGGCCCAGATTCAGAACGAACAAACGAATGATGTGAAGCGGGTATTCTCTGTATATTTGAGTCAATATCGAATGCTCGTGGCCCGCAATTACAGTGTTATCATCAAGGGCGAAGGCGACTTGGAAAAGTTCTACCACATGAAGAAGCTCGTCAACATTTCGCAAAGCATTTGGGACAAGAACTTCCACGAGCAGTTACTCGCATGCAGCACTCAGATCGTGTGGATTGCGATGCATCGCAGGGCCTACAATGTCATCGAAATGGAGATGAATCGCCTGTTTTGTTCCGAGCACTTTGTCACGGCTCGAGCTGGGTATCCTATCTTCACGCCAGCAGAGAAGAGTCTCTTGTATGGACGGAACTCCAGGATTATGAACTATCGCCAGCAGGTGTCGCCCCTCATTCAGGAGTTGCAAAAACTCAACAACGAGGACTTGCCCATTCTGTGGATTGGGAAGCGCAAGTATCGTGGCACTGATATTCGCATAATGGAAATGGAGCTGGAGTACATTGTGCCAGGACCCCAGTTGCGTCTGATCGACGTGGCCCATGGTATTTTGGGGCACCCCAGGAAGCTTTACAACACCATCCTGGAGCTCCACTGGCCCTCTGTGCGCTACTCGAACTTCTCCAAGCATCACGACCCCTATTTCATCGTTCGACAGCCCCTTCTGAAGATCCCCAAGATGGATGAAATGAAAAGGCGACAAATGGCGGAGACCTACGAAAGTTTCTACAAAATCAAGGAGATAAACGATCATCCCTCCCGTGCAATCTATTTAAAGTGGGTGAAACGCGACAAACTCATCAATGATTATCGTTCTGGAGTCCTACTTACGAGTACCTTACTCCGAGCCGAGAACGAGTTGAACAGCACGAGCCTCAGGCCCAACGTCGATCAGATTATTGCCGACTACAAGAAGAGTGTGGCCAAGAATCGCAAGcgttaa
- the LOC6897978 gene encoding uncharacterized protein, whose protein sequence is MLRLHVDDYSPKYYSGKWSWDWKKDALHFEPHNDLSDAKERYITTNSFKFLRTMNQEEELVFRHVFARADTTYDTNSVVLNDIRDLVLFFMPSEFLSYKFVEFMHHRAVYHLLHSLTIYFEYYLRMVEFVMIRRDELSGQMGQIQSEQTNDMKRVFSVYLSQYRMLVARNYSIIVKAEGDLGKFYHMKVVNISATIWEKNFHEQLLACSTQIVWIAMHRRAYNIIEMEMNRLFRSDYFVTARTEYPTFSPVERSLLYGRSSKNMNYRKQVSPLIQELENPKEEDLPILWIEERKYRGTNIRIMEIELEYIVPPPQLRLIDVAHGILGHPRKLYNTILELDWSAVRYCNLSMKHDPYFMVRQPRLKIPKIDEMKRHQMAETYETFYKINEIYDLPSHAIYLKWVKRDKLLENYRAGGLLTSNYLRAENELNRTSLGPSVDQIISNYRKAMVKHRKR, encoded by the coding sequence ATGTTACGCCTGCACGTGGATGACTATTCGCCAAAATACTACAGTGGCAAATGGTCCTGGGACTGGAAGAAGGACGCCCTACACTTTGAGCCGCACAATGATCTATCAGATGCCAAGGAGCGGTACATCACCACGAATTCCTTCAAGTTTCTCCGAACCATGAACCAGGAGGAAGAGCTCGTTTTTCGGCATGTTTTCGCAAGAGCCGATACGACTTACGATACCAATTCGGTGGTGCTCAACGATATACGAGATCTAGTACTGTTTTTCATGCCAAGTGAATTTCTGTCATACAAATTTGTCGAATTCATGCACCATCGGGCGGTGTATCACCTCCTTCATTCGCTGACCATCTACTTTGAGTACTACCTCCGAATGGTGGAGTTCGTAATGATACGACGAGATGAACTTTCCGGACAAATGGGCCAGATTCAAAGCGAGCAAACGAATGATATGAAGCGGGTATTCTCTGTATATTTGAGTCAATATCGGATGCTCGTGGCACGCAACTACAGCATAATCGTCAAGGCGGAAGGTGACTTAGGAAAGTTTTACCACATGAAGGTGGTCAACATTTCGGCCACCATTTGGGAGAAGAACTTCCACGAACAGTTACTCGCATGCAGCACTCAGATCGTGTGGATTGCGATGCATCGCAGGGCCTACAATATCATCGAAATGGAGATGAATCGCTTGTTTCGCTCCGATTACTTTGTCACGGCTCGAACAGAGTATCCCACCTTCTCGCCAGTGGAGAGGAGCCTCCTTTACGGACGGAGCTCCAAGAACATGAACTATCGCAAGCAGGTGTCGCCCCTCATTCAGGAGTTGGAGAATCCCAAGGAGGAGGACCTGCCCATTCTGTGGATCGAAGAACGCAAATATCGTGGCACTAACATTCGCATAATGGAGATCGAGCTGGAGTACATTGTGCCGCCACCGCAACTCCGCCTTATCGACGTGGCCCATGGTATTTTGGGGCATCCCAGGAAGCTCTACAACACCATCCTGGAACTAGATTGGTCTGCGGTGCGGTACTGCAACTTATCGATGAAACATGACCCCTATTTCATGGTTCGACAGCCCCGTCTTAAGATCCCCAAGATTGATGAAATGAAGAGGCACCAAATGGCGGAGACCTACGAAACTTTCTACAAAATCAACGAGATATACGATCTTCCCTCCCATGCCATCTACTTAAAGTGGGTGAAACGCGACAAACTCCTCGAAAACTATCGTGCTGGAGGCCTGCTTACGAGTAACTACCTGCGAGCCGAGAACGAGTTGAACAGGACGAGCCTCGGGCCCAGCGTCGATCAGATTATTTCCAACTACAGGAAGGCCATGGTCAAGCATCGCAAGCgttaa
- the LOC4803229 gene encoding uncharacterized protein, with protein MKRVHVDNYAPKYYSGKWSWDSKKDALHFEPHNDLSDARERYITTNTHKFMRTINQEEELIFRQEFVRSESSFDNDTVVIYDIRDLVLFLMPTEFLTYKFVEFMHKPAVYRLLHSLTIYFEYYLRMVEFVLIRRDELSGQMAQIQSEQTNDMKRVFSVYLSQYRMLVARNYSVIIKGEGDMGKYYHMKEIVNISATIWDKNFHEQFLACSTQIVWIAMHRRAYNVIEMEMNRLFRSEHFVTSRPEYLSFTPAERSLLYGRNSKIVNYRTQVSPLIQELQHIQAEDLPILWIGERKYRGTDIRIMEMELEYIVPGPQLRLIDVAHGILGHPKKLYNTLLELDWPSVRYSNFSKHHDPYHIIRQPHLDIPKIDAMKMRQMTEQYEHFYEIHNLFETCHRQVIFKWLRREKIIKFYRSGGLLTNIVSRCEKELATTAHGPRVDQIIANYFKVKSRLRKEAQSREGDDDTVASGRIGNNSPKEKNQVADMFYD; from the coding sequence ATGAAGCGCGTCCACGTGGATAACTATGCGCCCAAGTACTACAGCGGCAAGTGGTCGTGGGACTCGAAGAAGGACGCCCTACACTTTGAGCCGCACAACGATCTGTCGGATGCCAGGGAGCGATACATCACCACGAATACCCACAAGTTTATGCGCACCATAaaccaggaggaggagctgatCTTTCGCCAGGAGTTCGTTCGGTCTGAGAGTAGCTTCGATAATGACACAGTCGTGATATACGATATACGCGATCTGGTGCTGTTTCTGATGCCGACTGAGTTCCTAACTTACAAATTTGTCGAGTTCATGCACAAGCCGGCTGTGTATCGACTGCTCCATTCGCTGACCATCTACTTTGAGTACTACCTCCGGATGGTGGAGTTCGTACTGATACGACGGGATGAGCTCTCTGGCCAAATGGCCCAGATTCAGAGCGAGCAAACGAATGATATGAAGCGGGTATTCTCTGTATATTTGAGTCAATATCGGATGCTGGTGGCCCGCAACTACAGTGTGATCATCAAGGGCGAGGGCGACATGGGGAAGTACTACCACATGAAGGAGATCGTCAACATTTCGGCCACCATTTGGGACAAGAACTTCCACGAGCAGTTCCTCGCATGCAGCACTCAGATCGTGTGGATTGCGATGCATCGCAGGGCCTACAATGTCATCGAAATGGAGATGAATCGCCTGTTTCGCTCCGAGCACTTTGTCACGAGTCGTCCGGAGTATCTGAGCTTCACACCGGCGGAGCGGAGTCTTCTGTATGGCCGCAACAGCAAGATCGTCAATTATCGCACTCAGGTGTCGCCCCTCATccaggagctgcagcacatTCAGGCGGAGGACCTGCCCATTCTGTGGATTGGGGAGCGCAAGTATCGTGGCACTGACATTCGCAtcatggagatggagctggagtaCATTGTGCCGGGACCCCAGTTGCGTCTAATCGACGTGGCCCATGGTATTTTGGGGCATCCCAAGAAGCTCTACAACACCCTCCTGGAGCTCGATTGGCCCTCTGTGCGCTACTCGAACTTCTCCAAGCATCACGACCCGTATCACATCATTAGGCAGCCCCATTTGGACATCCCAAAGATAGATGCTATGAAGATGCGCCAAATGACCGAGCAATATGAGCACTTCTACGAAATCCACAACCTATTCGAGACGTGCCATCGCCAGGTGATCTTCAAATGGCTGCGTCGCGAGAAGATCATCAAGTTCTATCGCTCTGGGGGTCTGCTCACGAACATCGTCTCGCGCTGCGAGAAGGAGCTGGCCACCACTGCGCATGGACCCCGCGTGGATCAGATAATCGCCAATTACTTCAAGGTCAAGAGCCGCCTGCGCAAGGAAGCGCAAAGCAGAGAAGGAGATGATGACACCGTGGCTTCCGGCCGCATCGGAAATAATTCGCCCAAAGAAAAGAACCAGGTCGCGGATATGTTTTACGATTAA
- the LOC4803232 gene encoding peptide deformylase, mitochondrial has product MSVPPYLHFTQIGDPVLRQIAEEVPPESIGTVEIDQIVDRMVKVLRHYDCVGVAAPQVGVPLRIIVMEFREGKQEQFKPEIYAERKMSTLPLAVFINPELEITSSAVNKHPEGCMSVRGYSAQVERYDRVRIKGIGKLGTPSEMELEGWNARIAQHEVDHLNGKIYVDRMDVSTFNCLSWQQINAAEGRSAIWFHK; this is encoded by the exons ATGTCTGTGCCGCCATATTTGCACTTTACCCAAATCGGGGATCCAGTACTCCGTCAAATAGCGGAGGAAGTGCCGCCCGAAAGCATTGGCACCGTCGAGATCGATCAGATCGTGGATCGCATGGTAAAAGTATTGCGTCACTATGActgcgtgggcgtggcagcacCCCAGGTGGGAGTGCCACTTCGGATCATCGTAATGGAGTTCCGTGAGGGCAAGCAAGAGCAATTCAAGCCAGAGATCTATGCAGAACGCAAAATGTCAACGCTTCCCTTGGCG GTGTTTATAAATCCGGAGCTCGAGATAACCAGTAGCGCTGTAAACAAACATCCCGAAGGCTGTATGAGTGTTAGAGGCTACTCGGCCCAGGTGGAGCGCTACGACAGGGTGCGCATCAAGGGAATTGGAAAGCTGGGAACTCCTTccgagatggagctggagggCTGGAACGCGCGCATTGCCCAGCACGAGGTGGATCACTTGAATGGCAAGATCTATGTGGATCGCATGGATGTTTCCACCTTTAATTGCCTCAGCTGGCAGCAGATTAACGCGGCCGAAGGACGTTCCGCCATTTGgtttcacaaataa